DNA from Pseudomonadota bacterium:
TATAAAATATTGTTTCAATTATTCACCTGGCTGACCAGGGTGTTAAAAGTTTTTCGTCTATTTATAAGGTAAAACATGTTTACCAAGGTTTCTCTCCCTTTTGACAAGTTCTTGCACTTCCTTATTGCCTAACCGTGCTGCACTCTTTAAAATTTAGAAGTGCCCTTGGATAATTACCGATTAAATCATACGAGACCCCTCTGTTGTAATAAGCCTCTGTATACTTATGATCCAATTTTATGGCCTTGTTAAAATTCTTAATTGCATGTTGGTAATTGCCGAGTCCAAAAAAACATTACTTTTCCTGAAAAAAGCCTCTGCATCCCGGGGGTACAGTTCCGCTATCGCCTTATCATATTTTTGATCTGCATCCGAACCTGTGTTTTTTAACATTTGAATATCCTCCTAATTATATTATTTCAATCATTTCCGTATAAAAATAGGGCCCCGATATCCAGTCGAGGGGTTACAACCAAAAGGAGTGAAGTATTAGCGCTTTTTGCGCTTCGTCTCATACCAAACTGAACTCGGTGCTAAAAAAATCAATCATATAAAGGTATTACTATTTAGTGTCCGTCCGGAAACCCCAACTCCCTGAAATATTTCACAAAAACCCAATATTACCCTGGCGTTTTCCTGCTCAGTATGGTACAATATGTTTGTAACATGCCGGTATAATTACACAATACTCTCAAGAGGGGTTCCAAAATGCGCCAGAAATTCAATCCCCAGACAGGCCTCTTCAGTCCTATGATGCGATACTCGATTGCGAAGGAGCTCCAAGAGATGTCCAAGGTCCTCGATGACAACCCGAGGCTTATGGACCTTGTCTTTCAGGACATGACTTCTCTTTCCCGCACTGATACGGGGAGACAGGGGATGACTGCCGAGCAGGTTCTTCGATGCGCAGTACTCAAACAGTACCGCCAGCTTACGTATGAAGAACTCGCCTTCCATCTGGAAGACTCTGATTCCTTCCGCAGCTTCTCCCGCCTGGAGGTGGGACAATATCCCTCGAAGTCAATCCTTCAGGAGAACATAAAGGCAATCAGGGAAGAAACATGGGAAGCCATTCTTCAGGAGATCACAACCTTTGCTATCCGTGAAAAGATTGAGACGGGCAGAACAGTGAGGGTGGACTCAACCGCGGTAGAGACTAATATTCATCACCCCACGGATTCGACCCTTCTTTCCGATGGTATCCGTATTATTACCCGCTGGCTCACCGAGGGGAAGGAACTTGTCCCCCAACCGAGATATGGGTTCAGCGATCACCGGCGAGTGGTGAAAAAAAGAGTCATGACGATACTCAATGCAAAAAAGGATACGGTACGGCAAAGCGCCTACAAGGACCTTCTCCACTATGCAGGGTTGGTGAAAGGATATGCTGTAGCCGCAATTGACGAACTTATCGTCTATGAAGGCGATACCATCACCGACACCTTTGCCGCCCATGAGCTTGCCCGGAGGCTCGAACGGGCAACAGGTATTCTCGGCAAGGTAATCGACCAGACAGACCGCAGGGTCTTCAAGAAAGAGAAGGTCCCTGCATCGGAAAAGATAGTCTCTTTCTTCGAGGACCATACCGACATCATCGTAAAAGGAAAAAGAGATACCGAATACGGGCATAAAGTATTCCTTACCGGTGGGAGCTCCACTATGATCCTGGGCTGCCTCATTGTACCCGGAAACCCGGCGGACACCGATCAGTATCAACCATTACTCGAACAGCATAAGGAATGGTACGGGAAGATGCCTCGTCAGGTAAGCGCCGACGGTGGTTTTGCATCAAAGGAGAATCTTGCCTATGCAAAGGAGAATCACATCAAGGACGCCGTCTTCGCTAAGAAACGAGGGCTTTCTGTTCTCGATATGGCAAAGAGCAACTGGGTCTACAAAAAGCTCAGGAACTTCCGCGCCGGCATCGAGGCAGGTATCTCCACATTGAAACGGGCCTTCGGTCTTGACCGGGCAACGTGGACGGGATGGGAAGGATTTGCCCGGTATGTCCTCTCCGGCATCGTCTCCTATAATCTCCTGGTCATTGCCCGGATAAGGCTGGCCTCGGCGTAATGAAGGATCATGGGAGTAACGTTATCAAATATATGGAGTTACTATGTCTTAAATCGGCAAGGAACAGCGCGGTAGACTGAAATCTAACGCATGAGGTAAAATCAACAGGGATAGATCATAGAGCTCCCTGAGGATGGGTAAGGAGTTTGTTCGAAAATGGGGGTTTCCGGACGGACACTATTTAGCAATCAGGAAAATAAATTTCATTTTTGCGTACATGGAAGAAATCAGTAAAAAGGCTTTTATACTCATACTCGTTTAATGTGTATATCTATTGAACTTTATTGATGTATTCTTAAATAGACGCGTAGTTTCTTAAATTTTGGTTACATCAAAAGACTTGTAGTTTGAGTTTTCAAAAAATGAAAAACTACGATTTTGCATACCCTCTGAGTGCCACCGGCGTTGTTCCATCGGAGGGACAATATTCCCCTCTCTTAATCCTCTCATGACCCCTCGTTAAGATTCGCAACATTCCTTTCATCCATAAATGGCGTTCCTCAATGTTTTGTTACAAGAGA
Protein-coding regions in this window:
- a CDS encoding tetratricopeptide repeat protein, whose translation is MKNFNKAIKLDHKYTEAYYNRGVSYDLIGNYPRALLNFKECSTVRQ
- a CDS encoding ISNCY family transposase — protein: MRQKFNPQTGLFSPMMRYSIAKELQEMSKVLDDNPRLMDLVFQDMTSLSRTDTGRQGMTAEQVLRCAVLKQYRQLTYEELAFHLEDSDSFRSFSRLEVGQYPSKSILQENIKAIREETWEAILQEITTFAIREKIETGRTVRVDSTAVETNIHHPTDSTLLSDGIRIITRWLTEGKELVPQPRYGFSDHRRVVKKRVMTILNAKKDTVRQSAYKDLLHYAGLVKGYAVAAIDELIVYEGDTITDTFAAHELARRLERATGILGKVIDQTDRRVFKKEKVPASEKIVSFFEDHTDIIVKGKRDTEYGHKVFLTGGSSTMILGCLIVPGNPADTDQYQPLLEQHKEWYGKMPRQVSADGGFASKENLAYAKENHIKDAVFAKKRGLSVLDMAKSNWVYKKLRNFRAGIEAGISTLKRAFGLDRATWTGWEGFARYVLSGIVSYNLLVIARIRLASA